From the genome of Malus sylvestris chromosome 13, drMalSylv7.2, whole genome shotgun sequence:
TACCAATTTAGTTGGTTCGTGCTTTGGATCACCATCGAAGAAAGTAAACAGAAAGAACCGAGCCCAAATTAGTATGGGCCGGTTAAGTTGGGCTTCAGACTCGCCTCTCTCATCCTAAGCCTACCCGACCCAGCCCAAAATAATTCATTGATCATCTTGGTGGCCGACCCGCCATACCCAAATACCCGACTCGCAAGCCCATTTTCATTCGGCTGAATTTTAGGGGAAAGGAAATCGGGTCGGCGGGTGAAAGGCTGGAAGTGTATTCTGCACAGCCGCAGTGATCCTCTGAGAGTGTGATGGCGACGACGacaacgacgacgacgacgaagaATAAGAAAGTGGTGTTCTTAGCTTGCTGGATATTCCTCGCGGCAGCAATCCCAGCCGTTGAATCTAAATCAGACGGCGTAGGCGAATGGCAACTCCTGACAAAGCAAAATTTCTCCTCCCAGATCCGCCTCCACCCTCACATCCTCCTCATCGTCACTCTCCCATGTAATCTCTCTCTGTCGCTCTCAAATCTAATCCTAGTTATTAATCTCTAATCACGAgtttatgttaattaattattctgAGTTAATCTTGAAATGCCGCGCAGGGTCGGGAGAATCTCGATCGCTCATGAAAGATGTAGCTCAATTGGTTTCCGATAATCATGAAGATTTCAGCTCATTGAGATTGAGGTTTATGTACAGAAACGCAGAGAAGGTGTTGGCGGACGCCATTGGAGCTGCCACTGGAGCAGAGGAAACAACAGTTTTGTACTATCACAATTCTGTGTCTTACAAGTATGGCGGAAGACTTAGGGCGCAAAATGTATTGGCTTCGCTCCGTCCGTATGTGGCGGTTGGACCAGAAGAGCTTCCGTTCAAGTCCCTGAAAACTCCGGAGGAACTGAAAGAGTTCGTTGATTCAACTGACAAAGCTTTGATTCTGTTTGAGTTTTGCGAATGGACTTCGAAATTGCTTGCCAGGAGGAAGATGAATGGAACTGATCGAAACGGTTCTGCTCTGCAAGGTAAAGGTTTAAACTTTAAGGCCTCGTTTGGTGTTTTCGATTAGATTTTAATTGATAACGCACTACTTTAATTGATAAGAAATTTTCTTTGCAGGGAATTTTCTTGGATTCAACATCAGCAGAGAGGCGAATTCATCACCAGCACACTTGGGGAAGAATATCCAGAAGGTCGCGGGTAGTTTCGAACTGCCATTGTTGTTATGATACTAATTTATGTGATAAAATATAGAAGCACAAGTGTAGTGATAGTTTGCTGCTGTTTTCTTTTTGGGAAAAAACAGGGTATTGAAAGTGCAAAGATATGCGGTGTTGATTATGGGCTTGGTGGTGTTCCTTGGCTTGGGGACTTCAGCTCGGTAAATGACAGTGCTTCTTTTGAGGAGTCTGAGCAAATGAGCTCATTCTGTAATCGCGAAGAATATCAGCTGTTTGACTCTTTCCTCTCAAAGTTCACAACCGTTGCACGGGAGTTCTTTCTACCTCCCGAAAGGTATAAATTTGGTCTGGTCTCAGAAAGATCGATGCTCTCAACTTTTGGGATTGAAGATTCCAGTACATGGTTGGCAGTTCTGTACTTATCTGGATGCCCCGGCTGTTCAAAGATTATTAAGAAAGAGGAGGACCTCAAAAATGCTATACAGATGGATAATTTGGTTGTTACGGAGGTGAGTTATCTATTCTTCCCTTTGGATTACTAAACATACTTTCGGTTAACTTATACTTACATGTACAAATTGGTGCATGAATAGGGCAGTAATTCCAAGTTTAGGTTCCACGCATGCTAAGGGATTAAAACAGCGGTCAATAGTATCTCATCCTGCCTGtttacttcttttttctttgtgcTATACTAattctttttataatttattgtggATAGCTCACTTTGTTATTAAAATTAGCTGTGAAAAAATTGATCCATAATATTTTGTAGTTGGAAGGTCTTGGAAACACTTTGAAGCCTGCTTTACCTGCAAACCAACCATCAGCACTCCTATTTGTGGATAGATCATCTGACTTGTCAGAGACTAGAATAAAATGTAAGAAAGCTCTTGATGCTTTTCGAGAGCTGGCACTGCACTATCATATTTCACGCCAAAGTGGTGGGCAATATGGAGACAAGTCTGAGAAATCCTCGGTCCAAGATTATCAAGCATTAAGGAGTACATCTGGATATCCAAAACTAAAGTTGTCTCAGACAATCAAATTAAACGACAAAACGTCTACTTTCATGATTGTAGATGAAGGAAAGCAAGTCACTTTGGATAATATAGCTTTGGATCTACAGGGTAGTTCCTTGAAGGAGATCTTGGATATCGTACTTAAGCAAAAGAACAAAGGTAAATTAAGCTCGCTTGCAAAAGAGTTAGGTTTCCAACTTTTATCAGATGACATGGACATCAGGTTAGTGAATACATTGCCAGTACAGAAAGAACTTCAGTCTGATCAACTTACAGAAGAGCTGTCTAAGGAAGGCCTTGTGACAAGTAGTGTTAATTCAGACAAGGATCAATTGCCACACAGGACTAGTGTATCTGCTGAAGAGCATCTGGAAACTTCGGAAGTCACAGATTCTGACATCTTTTCTCAGACTGATGAAGAGAAAACAGCATATGTTGGTACAAGTAAGCAGTTCTTATCTGCAGATAGTGAACATCTTGCAGATCATAAACTTGATAGTACTGAAGATATAAAGGTCGATGAAGAAAGTTCTTCGCAGGAAGACAAATCAGGGGAGCAACAGCTTTGCTCTCAAGGTTTTGAGggctcttttttcttttctgatggTAATTATCGATTACTTAATAGTCTCACTGGTGGATCAAAAATTCCTGCCTTGGTGATAGTTGATCCCATTGCCCAGCAACATTTTGTCTTCTCAGAAGAGACTGATCTTAGCTATCCTTCACTGGCTAATTTTCTTTCTGGGTTTGTTAATGGAAGTCTTCTTCCATATCAACAGTCTGAATCTGTTCTTCAAAGCTCTAGGGAGGCCACTCAACCACCATTTGTTAATCTGGATTTTCGTGAAGTGGATTCTGTCCCTCGAGTTACAAGTCATACCTTCACCGACCAGGTGATTGGGTTTAATCAATCAGACACTGACGCTTGGAATAAGGATGTCTTGGTCCTTTTTAGCAATAGATGGTGTGGATTTTGCCAGAGAATGGAATTGGTTGTTCGTGAAGTATATCGGGCTATGAGGGACTATATTAAGTTGCTGAAAAGTGGATCAAAGAATGAGAAAACAAGGTTTCACGATGGTAAGTGCATTCTAATAATATTATAAAGATGGGTTATATAAAATGTTATCTCCATGTTTAGTCCATTTTGTCTTACTGGTCCTGTATTCATATGATTGGCTACATCTGACAGGCGACTTGAAGGATGAAATGCTGAAGCTTCCATTAgtatacttgcttgattgcaCCTTGAATGATTGCAGTTTGATATTGAAATCAATGAATCAGGTGTGTCTTGTGGAATGCACTAATATTTCTCCTCGTATATATTTATAGTAGTGTGAATACGTATCTTTTAACCTAGCTGGCTTTTATTGTTATCTGTAGTTTCATTTCCACGTTTCTAAGTAGCGTATGTTCTGTAACCTATTCCTGAAgaacaataaattaaaaattgttcttgaatgtgTGTAATTCGTGTTTTTTTTGTGCTCATACCTTTGTTGGAAAAGCAGAGGGAAGTTTATCCTGCTCTCGTGCTCTTTCCAGCTGAAAAGAAGAATGCTGTCCTTTATGAAGGGGATATGGCAGTCACTGAAATCTTCGAGTTTATGGCTGATCGTGGAAGTAACTCGGATGATCTTATCAGTGAGAAGGGTAATTCAATTTAATGTGCGATGTTTATACTACCAATGCCTATGGATCCTTAACTTCTTATAGTAATTTTCCTTGTTCAAGACTTAAGTCGTCTACTTGTTGATGATTTTGTAGGAAGCTTATGGACTGTAGCAAAAAAGTGGGGAAGGAATCAAAATTTATTTAAGGTCCAGTCTTCTGACCTTCACGAGGGAGCTCCCTTTGAAAAGGACACACTTCATGAAATACTTTTAACACAGACGCATAAACAAGGCATTAGAGACAATCAGCCCGAGTCACACACATCACAAGGTTTGCAGGAAGCAGCCCTGCGTGTGGTGACCGGTTCCACTTTAGTTGCTACTGATAAACTTCTTACTGTACATCCCTTTGATAAATCAGAGGTTCTTATCGTCAAGGCAGATCGAGTTTCTGGATTTGAAGGTCTGATTATTAACAAGAATATCAAATGGGATGTTCTTCTTGAATTGGACAAAGGGCTGGAGATGCTATCCGAGGCCCCTCTGTCTTTTGGAGGACCACTTGTAAAGGTTGGAATGCCTCTAGTGGCATTAACTCGAAGATTTGTTACGAATGAGTATCCGGAAGTCCTGCCGGGTGTTTACTTTCTTGATCAATCAGCAACACTTCGTAAAATCAAAGAGATCAAGTTAGGAAATCAATCTGTCAGCGACCACTGGTTTTTCTATGGGTATTCAAGTTGGGGTTGGGACCAACTCTTTGATGAGATTGCTGAAGGAGCTTGGGACTTGAGTGATGGTGGTACGAGGCATTGGGATTGGCCATCGGGTTGACAGTTTTTCGACGTGATAGAGTTTTCGGAGCATCGCACAGAGGAAATTGGTTGAGCAGGCGCTGAAGGaggttttagagagaaataggtCTGCACACAAAACAATTTGACATGTTTGTAACATCTTATGTGCAAAATACTGTAAAAATATTGGAATTTTTAGTTCATTATGTTACTAATCGAACTACAGGCTTGACTTGGATGTAACCTTcatgagaagttatttatataGAAAACCTTCATCAGAATTTAATCGATCTTTTCTGAAATGTGGTTCATTTCGATGCTCTTTCTTTCTGTGTGGGTCGATGACGGGGAGAGAGGGTGAATGTGTCGAGGCGGCGCCACTAAAGCTTCACGCCATAGAATACTGGTCCCGAAAGCGATCAATACAGACATTTTGGTTGGTATTTCACCTCGATGTCGATGGTACCGAGAAAACCACCCGATTATTCATCTATAATGTCTCCGCAAGAGAATGAGACTTTAATTCGTTTCGGTCCACTTAGGACTTAAccttaggggtgtgatattcacacatctcattttacttctcacacacttttttaaaatttcggctgtcggatcggatgaattgaaaaaaatcaacagacataaattatcaaggggtgtgtgagaagtaaaatagggtgtgtagatagcacacccctaaccTTATCGTGGTTCTACTTAGAATGAGAGGTGCTCGTCATACCGAAATTTCCCTTCTATTCGTGAGAGGACGGCTAGAAAAATAGCTTacaggggtgtgctatccacacatccttttttacttcttccacaccccttgttaatttttgtcctttaatcttcttcaattcatccgatcggacggccgaaaattaaaagagtgtgaaagaagtaaaaaggggtgtgttgatatcacatctctaacttatattaatttttaggggtgtgctattcacacgcccttttttacttctcacacaccctttgttaatttctgtcatttgatcttttttaatttagtCTATTCGACGGTCGCAAATTAAGAGGGTGTGtatgaagtaaaaaggggtgtgtggatagcacaccccaattTTTATTGACttgtttgattatttattttttgtttacttttctTTCGGTGTTTGCGTTATACATGACGTCGTTTGGCAAATAAATTATAGATGGAGATGTCATATTTGTCAAAGAAGATGGTCCACACGCTAAAAACATGAAGAAAACTACTCCAAATAAAACAAATGGAATCATTTTTCGATCCATAATAACAGTCAACTGGACGTCATCATGAGTGTGCGTGTGCTCTATAAATTGCAGATATCTCTCACTGACAACCTGCACAAttcgtgagagagagagagagaaagagagagagagagggttgaaGATGAGCAGCAACGAAACCACAGTGCCGGAAGCCTATCCGATGAACGGTGGAGATGGCGCATACAGCTACACCAAAAACTCCAATTGCCAGGTTCCTTCAGTTCTATCAACTAATGTAGTTGTTCATGTTCATAATTTTCATGTTAAAAAACGATTGGATAATTTGCGTTAAATTTATCTATATTAGGGGGTAGGGAGATTCAAACTTGGGTGTAGGTGAGAGCACATTGCTCTAGCAAACTCGACTAATATGCATTCATGTTTTGAATTTCAATTCTTATGAATAAATGAACTTTTGCCTTGCTCTTCCAATAGAAAATTTTGTAAGAGGTTTTGTTGACACAAACTATATTTTATACTGTGCAGAGAGCTGCAGCAAATGTTTCAAAGAGTCTACTTGATGATGCAATAGCAGAGAAGCTTGACGTAGAGGACTTCTCTTGCAATCCAAGCAACGCATTTCGGATAGCAGATTTGGGATGTTCAGTTGGACCAAACACTTTCTTTAGTGTCCAAAACATTCTGGAGGCAGTGAAACACAAGTACCAATCCCAATGCATCTCCTCCCAAATGCCTGAATTCCAAGTATTCTTCAGCGATCATGTTGCCAACGATTTCAACACCCTTTTCGCGTCTTTGCCTCCGGAAAGGCAGTACTTTGCAGCTGGCGTGCCGGGATCTTTCCACGGCCAGTTATTCCCCAAGTCCTCGCTTCATTTCGTGCATTCTTCGTATGCAGCTCACTGGCTCTCTAAGGTACCGGAGCAAGTGGTAGACAAGAACTCTCCGGCGTGGAACAAAGGGAAGATTTACTACACGACCTCCCCTGATGAAGTAGTTGATGCTTATGCAGCCCAATTTGGTAAAGACATGACAGCATTCTTGGAAGCTAGGGCTAAAGAGCTTGTGGTGGGTGGAATGATGGTGATAATCATGCAAGCCATCCCAAACGGGACCCCTCCATCTCGGATTCCAAATGGCATCATGTTTGATTTTCTGGGGTCTACTCTCATGGAGATTGCCAAGGAAGTAAGTCAGTTGGCAACTCTTATGTGTTCAATTAGAAAGATTCAACGGACGAGAATTATGTTAGTTGGTTATGACAATGCGTTTGTCTCTTGCAACACACCTAACTTCCTCTATGTTTGTTTTGTAACACTTGACTTGTAGGGATTGATTAGCGAAGGAGAGGTGGACTCGTTCAACATTCCAACATACAACACAACTCCGAAGGAAATGATGGAGGTGATCGAAAGAAATGGATGCTTCAGCATAGCGAGAATTGAGTCGACAAGCCCATGGTCAAAAGCCGGTCATATGATCAACGGGCCGGGACTCACAATGCAGCTCAGAGCTGGCATGGAGGGAGTTTTCAAAACACATTTTGGAACTGAGATAACGGACCAAATGTTTGATAGGGTTTATGAAAAAAGTGGAGAACTTATTCACAAAATAGAATCCAGCTGCAAAGAAGGAACTCAGTTGTTTCTTGCTCTCAAACGCAAATGAAGCAGCTAAACACTTTCTTGTGTTTAGTTATTACTTTTCTTTTGGTATATCTCTTGAAAGTGGACTTTGTATTTGACTATTCTGCAATGTTTTATTTCTCTTGAGTAAACCTATTCATTTGAAGGAATTCCATCCACTTTTTCAAAGGACCCCAAAAACTAAACGGACAAAAATCACAAACAACTTTAAAAAATGACAATCTGATTGACATTTTTGTTGCAACTCATTCATTATCTGTCGGAGCTCAACTTGGCCTTTAAAACTAGCTTCTAAGGAAGTGTTGCCCAAGGGTTCTTAAACAATTCTTTGTATCGTTTCAATTTCTTTCGAAGGGACACTTTTAGTcacttcaaaatatattttttttttcgatgtAAGATGATTCTGCAGAGAGAGAATCACCTACCCAAATAAGTTGGGTGGACATGATTTAGGCCCGACGATTGGCGCTACCCAAGTTCAAAACTAGAGCCCAAATTTCAAAATCTTACCCAAAAAGGAAAAACTGGGAGTCCAAAGCGGGTGATTGGGTGTTCGGCCGGCCGGTTTGGATGTTGGACCCGGTCAAACGCGACAAGAAAATGATGAAGTTTCCAGCGAGTGTCTTCCTTCGAAATGGCACTAAACATTCTCCAATCAATCGATCAAATATTTGTCGGTCTGTGAATTGTGAAATGGAGGATGAGCCCTTGAGATTGCAGAATTGGGATTCGATTCCGGTTCAGCTGCAGTTACATGGCATTTTCAATCTCTGTATCCTCTGAAGCTGCTGCTCCAACGGCAATTCCAACCATGGCCGACTTGCCCAAGGTCAAACTCTTCTCCCGTCTCCCCTCGCGttctgttcttcttcttttttaattttgtaattttcttcttctgtcGTGGGCAAAacttaatcagatttttttgtaaataaattcgtccattttttttccttgtagtTTCTTCTGCATTTTTCTGTCCCGGTTCTTCATATTTATTGATTTTCCTCTTTTTCCAAAAGCAAAATGGTAATCGGAAGCTGGAAGCGCTGAAGCTTATCTATCTGTTTATTTCTTTTaacttttgttttggttgttttTAGACCGAGTACAATAACAATTCTTGCCTGATTATTTGGTAAAAGTGCTTTTTCTGTGAATATTCATTTGTTaaatttgcttttgcttttgaatgATTGGCATTCATGTTGCAAGAAATAAGTTGTGCTAGATTATTCGGTTTCCATAAAACACAGAACCTAATAATGGATTCGGTTTCCACATGGATCTTACTGGTTGTGCAAGTTTGAATTTTATTGTCTTGGTTGCTTACTTGTGGGTTTCATGTAGGAGCATTTTATAGAATCCATCAAGGACGACTATGACGTCACGTGTTGGGGTTGTGGATTACGCCTTGTTCTTCCATCAAATGCTCCAATTTTCAAGTGTGGTTGGTGTGGAGCTTTAACAAATCACAATGCGGGGAAACGTGAATGCAAATACTTTTCGTTGAGGCGCTTGCGGGATCGCTGCTTAGTCAGTATCCTGTTCATGTTTATGCTATTTGTGATATGTATGTACTCGTTCCTCGTATAATTCGTTTTGGAATCTCTCTCCACTTTGCTTGCACATTTGTTGACATTCCTCGTATAATATCTTCTGTGTGGGAAATGGTCAAAATATTT
Proteins encoded in this window:
- the LOC126595768 gene encoding loganic acid O-methyltransferase-like, whose amino-acid sequence is MSSNETTVPEAYPMNGGDGAYSYTKNSNCQRAAANVSKSLLDDAIAEKLDVEDFSCNPSNAFRIADLGCSVGPNTFFSVQNILEAVKHKYQSQCISSQMPEFQVFFSDHVANDFNTLFASLPPERQYFAAGVPGSFHGQLFPKSSLHFVHSSYAAHWLSKVPEQVVDKNSPAWNKGKIYYTTSPDEVVDAYAAQFGKDMTAFLEARAKELVVGGMMVIIMQAIPNGTPPSRIPNGIMFDFLGSTLMEIAKEGLISEGEVDSFNIPTYNTTPKEMMEVIERNGCFSIARIESTSPWSKAGHMINGPGLTMQLRAGMEGVFKTHFGTEITDQMFDRVYEKSGELIHKIESSCKEGTQLFLALKRK
- the LOC126595755 gene encoding uncharacterized protein LOC126595755 isoform X2, with product MATTTTTTTTKNKKVVFLACWIFLAAAIPAVESKSDGVGEWQLLTKQNFSSQIRLHPHILLIVTLPWSGESRSLMKDVAQLVSDNHEDFSSLRLRFMYRNAEKVLADAIGAATGAEETTVLYYHNSVSYKYGGRLRAQNVLASLRPYVAVGPEELPFKSLKTPEELKEFVDSTDKALILFEFCEWTSKLLARRKMNGTDRNGSALQGNFLGFNISREANSSPAHLGKNIQKVAGIESAKICGVDYGLGGVPWLGDFSSVNDSASFEESEQMSSFCNREEYQLFDSFLSKFTTVAREFFLPPERYKFGLVSERSMLSTFGIEDSSTWLAVLYLSGCPGCSKIIKKEEDLKNAIQMDNLVVTELEGLGNTLKPALPANQPSALLFVDRSSDLSETRIKCKKALDAFRELALHYHISRQSGGQYGDKSEKSSVQDYQALRSTSGYPKLKLSQTIKLNDKTSTFMIVDEGKQVTLDNIALDLQGSSLKEILDIVLKQKNKGKLSSLAKELGFQLLSDDMDIRLVNTLPVQKELQSDQLTEELSKEGLVTSSVNSDKDQLPHRTSVSAEEHLETSEVTDSDIFSQTDEEKTAYVGTSKQFLSADSEHLADHKLDSTEDIKVDEESSSQEDKSGEQQLCSQGFEGSFFFSDGNYRLLNSLTGGSKIPALVIVDPIAQQHFVFSEETDLSYPSLANFLSGFVNGSLLPYQQSESVLQSSREATQPPFVNLDFREVDSVPRVTSHTFTDQVIGFNQSDTDAWNKDVLVLFSNRWCGFCQRMELVVREVYRAMRDYIKLLKSGSKNEKTRFHDGDLKDEMLKLPLVYLLDCTLNDCSLILKSMNQREVYPALVLFPAEKKNAVLYEGDMAVTEIFEFMADRGSNSDDLISEKGSLWTVAKKWGRNQNLFKVQSSDLHEGAPFEKDTLHEILLTQTHKQGIRDNQPESHTSQGLQEAALRVVTGSTLVATDKLLTVHPFDKSEVLIVKADRVSGFEGLIINKNIKWDVLLELDKGLEMLSEAPLSFGGPLVKVGMPLVALTRRFVTNEYPEVLPGVYFLDQSATLRKIKEIKLGNQSVSDHWFFYGYSSWGWDQLFDEIAEGAWDLSDGGTRHWDWPSG
- the LOC126595755 gene encoding uncharacterized protein LOC126595755 isoform X1 — its product is MATTTTTTTTKNKKVVFLACWIFLAAAIPAVESKSDGVGEWQLLTKQNFSSQIRLHPHILLIVTLPWSGESRSLMKDVAQLVSDNHEDFSSLRLRFMYRNAEKVLADAIGAATGAEETTVLYYHNSVSYKYGGRLRAQNVLASLRPYVAVGPEELPFKSLKTPEELKEFVDSTDKALILFEFCEWTSKLLARRKMNGTDRNGSALQGNFLGFNISREANSSPAHLGKNIQKVAVCCCFLFGKKQGIESAKICGVDYGLGGVPWLGDFSSVNDSASFEESEQMSSFCNREEYQLFDSFLSKFTTVAREFFLPPERYKFGLVSERSMLSTFGIEDSSTWLAVLYLSGCPGCSKIIKKEEDLKNAIQMDNLVVTELEGLGNTLKPALPANQPSALLFVDRSSDLSETRIKCKKALDAFRELALHYHISRQSGGQYGDKSEKSSVQDYQALRSTSGYPKLKLSQTIKLNDKTSTFMIVDEGKQVTLDNIALDLQGSSLKEILDIVLKQKNKGKLSSLAKELGFQLLSDDMDIRLVNTLPVQKELQSDQLTEELSKEGLVTSSVNSDKDQLPHRTSVSAEEHLETSEVTDSDIFSQTDEEKTAYVGTSKQFLSADSEHLADHKLDSTEDIKVDEESSSQEDKSGEQQLCSQGFEGSFFFSDGNYRLLNSLTGGSKIPALVIVDPIAQQHFVFSEETDLSYPSLANFLSGFVNGSLLPYQQSESVLQSSREATQPPFVNLDFREVDSVPRVTSHTFTDQVIGFNQSDTDAWNKDVLVLFSNRWCGFCQRMELVVREVYRAMRDYIKLLKSGSKNEKTRFHDGDLKDEMLKLPLVYLLDCTLNDCSLILKSMNQREVYPALVLFPAEKKNAVLYEGDMAVTEIFEFMADRGSNSDDLISEKGSLWTVAKKWGRNQNLFKVQSSDLHEGAPFEKDTLHEILLTQTHKQGIRDNQPESHTSQGLQEAALRVVTGSTLVATDKLLTVHPFDKSEVLIVKADRVSGFEGLIINKNIKWDVLLELDKGLEMLSEAPLSFGGPLVKVGMPLVALTRRFVTNEYPEVLPGVYFLDQSATLRKIKEIKLGNQSVSDHWFFYGYSSWGWDQLFDEIAEGAWDLSDGGTRHWDWPSG
- the LOC126595755 gene encoding uncharacterized protein LOC126595755 isoform X4, whose protein sequence is MELIETVLLCKGIFLDSTSAERRIHHQHTWGRISRRSRGIESAKICGVDYGLGGVPWLGDFSSVNDSASFEESEQMSSFCNREEYQLFDSFLSKFTTVAREFFLPPERYKFGLVSERSMLSTFGIEDSSTWLAVLYLSGCPGCSKIIKKEEDLKNAIQMDNLVVTELEGLGNTLKPALPANQPSALLFVDRSSDLSETRIKCKKALDAFRELALHYHISRQSGGQYGDKSEKSSVQDYQALRSTSGYPKLKLSQTIKLNDKTSTFMIVDEGKQVTLDNIALDLQGSSLKEILDIVLKQKNKGKLSSLAKELGFQLLSDDMDIRLVNTLPVQKELQSDQLTEELSKEGLVTSSVNSDKDQLPHRTSVSAEEHLETSEVTDSDIFSQTDEEKTAYVGTSKQFLSADSEHLADHKLDSTEDIKVDEESSSQEDKSGEQQLCSQGFEGSFFFSDGNYRLLNSLTGGSKIPALVIVDPIAQQHFVFSEETDLSYPSLANFLSGFVNGSLLPYQQSESVLQSSREATQPPFVNLDFREVDSVPRVTSHTFTDQVIGFNQSDTDAWNKDVLVLFSNRWCGFCQRMELVVREVYRAMRDYIKLLKSGSKNEKTRFHDGDLKDEMLKLPLVYLLDCTLNDCSLILKSMNQREVYPALVLFPAEKKNAVLYEGDMAVTEIFEFMADRGSNSDDLISEKGSLWTVAKKWGRNQNLFKVQSSDLHEGAPFEKDTLHEILLTQTHKQGIRDNQPESHTSQGLQEAALRVVTGSTLVATDKLLTVHPFDKSEVLIVKADRVSGFEGLIINKNIKWDVLLELDKGLEMLSEAPLSFGGPLVKVGMPLVALTRRFVTNEYPEVLPGVYFLDQSATLRKIKEIKLGNQSVSDHWFFYGYSSWGWDQLFDEIAEGAWDLSDGGTRHWDWPSG
- the LOC126595755 gene encoding uncharacterized protein LOC126595755 isoform X3, which gives rise to MATTTTTTTTKNKKVVFLACWIFLAAAIPAVESKSDGVGEWQLLTKQNFSSQIRLHPHILLIVTLPWSGESRSLMKDVAQLVSDNHEDFSSLRLRFMYRNAEKVLADAIGAATGAEETTVLYYHNSVSYKYGGRLRAQNVLASLRPYVAVGPEELPFKSLKTPEELKEFVDSTDKALILFEFCEWTSKLLARRKMNGTDRNGSALQGNFLGFNISREANSSPAHLGKNIQKGIESAKICGVDYGLGGVPWLGDFSSVNDSASFEESEQMSSFCNREEYQLFDSFLSKFTTVAREFFLPPERYKFGLVSERSMLSTFGIEDSSTWLAVLYLSGCPGCSKIIKKEEDLKNAIQMDNLVVTELEGLGNTLKPALPANQPSALLFVDRSSDLSETRIKCKKALDAFRELALHYHISRQSGGQYGDKSEKSSVQDYQALRSTSGYPKLKLSQTIKLNDKTSTFMIVDEGKQVTLDNIALDLQGSSLKEILDIVLKQKNKGKLSSLAKELGFQLLSDDMDIRLVNTLPVQKELQSDQLTEELSKEGLVTSSVNSDKDQLPHRTSVSAEEHLETSEVTDSDIFSQTDEEKTAYVGTSKQFLSADSEHLADHKLDSTEDIKVDEESSSQEDKSGEQQLCSQGFEGSFFFSDGNYRLLNSLTGGSKIPALVIVDPIAQQHFVFSEETDLSYPSLANFLSGFVNGSLLPYQQSESVLQSSREATQPPFVNLDFREVDSVPRVTSHTFTDQVIGFNQSDTDAWNKDVLVLFSNRWCGFCQRMELVVREVYRAMRDYIKLLKSGSKNEKTRFHDGDLKDEMLKLPLVYLLDCTLNDCSLILKSMNQREVYPALVLFPAEKKNAVLYEGDMAVTEIFEFMADRGSNSDDLISEKGSLWTVAKKWGRNQNLFKVQSSDLHEGAPFEKDTLHEILLTQTHKQGIRDNQPESHTSQGLQEAALRVVTGSTLVATDKLLTVHPFDKSEVLIVKADRVSGFEGLIINKNIKWDVLLELDKGLEMLSEAPLSFGGPLVKVGMPLVALTRRFVTNEYPEVLPGVYFLDQSATLRKIKEIKLGNQSVSDHWFFYGYSSWGWDQLFDEIAEGAWDLSDGGTRHWDWPSG
- the LOC126595755 gene encoding uncharacterized protein LOC126595755 isoform X5, translating into MATTTTTTTTKNKKVVFLACWIFLAAAIPAVESKSDGVGEWQLLTKQNFSSQIRLHPHILLIVTLPWSGESRSLMKDVAQLVSDNHEDFSSLRLRFMYRNAEKVLADAIGAATGAEETTVLYYHNSVSYKYGGRLRAQNVLASLRPYVAVGPEELPFKSLKTPEELKEFVDSTDKALILFEFCEWTSKLLARRKMNGTDRNGSALQGNFLGFNISREANSSPAHLGKNIQKVAVCCCFLFGKKQGIESAKICGVDYGLGGVPWLGDFSSVNDSASFEESEQMSSFCNREEYQLFDSFLSKFTTVAREFFLPPERYKFGLVSERSMLSTFGIEDSSTWLAVLYLSGCPGCSKIIKKEEDLKNAIQMDNLVVTELEGLGNTLKPALPANQPSALLFVDRSSDLSETRIKCKKALDAFRELALHYHISRQSGGQYGDKSEKSSVQDYQALRSTSGYPKLKLSQTIKLNDKTSTFMIVDEGKQVTLDNIALDLQGSSLKEILDIVLKQKNKGKLSSLAKELGFQLLSDDMDIRLVNTLPVQKELQSDQLTEELSKEGLVTSSVNSDKDQLPHRTSVSAEEHLETSEVTDSDIFSQTDEEKTAYVGTSKQFLSADSEHLADHKLDSTEDIKVDEESSSQEDKSGEQQLCSQGFEGSFFFSDGNYRLLNSLTGGSKIPALVIVDPIAQQHFVFSEETDLSYPSLANFLSGFVNGSLLPYQQSESVLQSSREATQPPFVNLDFREVDSVPRVTSHTFTDQVIGFNQSDTDAWNKDVLVLFSNRWCGFCQRMELVVREVYRAMRDYIKLLKSGSKNEKTRFHDGDLKDEMLKLPLVYLLDCTLNDCSLILKSMNQLKRRMLSFMKGIWQSLKSSSLWLIVEVTRMILSVRREAYGL